The genomic stretch AAGCTGCGGCCGTGCCTGTATAACATTCGCGGCAATGACCCCCATCCGGACTGTCTCTACTTCCAGATGCATACCTGTTCACGGCCGTGCAACAACGACATCGACCGCCGCGGATATCTCGAAGATGTTCATGAAGCGATCGGTTTCATCGAAGGCCGCGACGCCGATGTCGAAAACGCGCTGGTCGGAAAGATGAATGGCCTGGCCGCGGAGACCCGGTTCGAGGACGCGGAAATCGTCCATCGCAAACTCGACAAGCTTCATCGCGCCCGGCAGGAATACAAAGATACGTTTTTCTCCGTGTGGAATTTCAATTACGTTGCGGTGCTCGGCGCAGACTCCGTTTCGCGCTGCAAGATTGCGTTTATCCGGCAAGGCCGAGTAGTGGGCTTCGAGCAATACGAAGTCGCCGCGCTGAAGGAAGCCTTTGAAGGCGATCTTCAAAGACTGTTCTCGATTCCGATGGAGAAAAGCGCGGACGCCGTTTACGACGAGTTCTGCCTCGTCGCGAACTTCATCGTCAGTCCATTACAGAACGTCCACCTCATTCCGACGGCGGATCCGGAGTCTGTTCTTCCGCGGGTTCTGCAGAGACTTCAACGAAAGCGGAAGGAACCACAAGAAGCACAGAAGGCACAAGAATAGCCAGTCTTGTGCTTCTTGTGTTCCTTCCCGTTCCTATCGGTGTCCGTTCAACTTGTGCTGGCTGATCTTGCGGTTCAGTGTATTGCGATGGACTCCGAGCACTGCTGCGGCCTTGGTCTGATTTCCGCGGGTCTTACTGAGCGCGCTCTGAATAAACTTCTTCTCGAATTCGCTGACAGCTTCGCCCAGATAAATGCGTTTTTCGATCATTTCGGCAACGAGGGACTCCAACTGCTCTTTCACGGTTCTTCCTTCGAGTTGGTCGTGGATTTTTCGGATTACTGTTGCCGCCACCAGCGCTCCAGCGCTTGGTAGCCGACAAGAAACTTCGCTTTCATTTCAAAGGGAGTCACGATGGCAATGACTCTCGACCCGGGCAGGAAATACGGTGCCAGCCCCGAGTTCTTCACTGTCTCCGTCTGAACCTCGAAGGCCGTCAACGCCATGAGGATCACGACCCCGATCAACCATCCGCGAATAAAGCCGAATGCCGCACCGAGCAATCTGTCGGCCCAGTCGACCTTCGCGAACTTCATAAATTTCGTGGCAAGCCAGATCACCACGAATCCGGCGATCAGGATCACCAGGAATATAACGGAGAAGCCAAAGAATAGAGCAAGGTTTTCTGTTCTGACAACACCTTTAAACAAGCCCGCCGCGTCCTGATAAAACCACGACGCAAGCAGCACCCCTGCGAAGATCGTAATCAAGCCGAAAACTTCACGAATAAAGCCTTTGAGCCAGGCGACGGCAGTGGAGTAGACAAGGATGGCGAGGATGACGAAATCCAGCAAAGAGAATCTGAGAATCAGCATCACAGTATAATTTTATTTAAGGTCGTGGCCCGTCAAAACACGCAGCGCTTCGACGTATTTCGCGCTGGTGGCCTTGACGATATCCTCCGGCAATTCCGGGGCCGGCGGCTGTTTATTCCAACCGATCTTCTCGAGATAGTCGCGCACAAATTGCTTGTCGAACGACGGCTGCGGCTTTCCAGGTGAATATTTGTCCGCAGGCCAGAATCTTGACGAGTCCGGAGTGAGCATTTCATCGATAACCGATATCTTTCCGTCGATGGTTCCGAATTCAAACTTGGTGTCGCAAATGATGATACCGCGCGTCGCCGCATAATCCACGCCGCGAGTGTAAAGCATGAGCGTGAGCTCCTTGAGGCTCTGGATGTTTTCCGGCCCGATGATCCTGCCGGCCTGCTCTTCGGAAATGTTCTCGTCGTGGCCTTTTTCGGCTTTCGTCGACGGCGTGAAGATCGCCTGCGGCAGACGATCCGAATCCCGCAATCCCGGCGGCAGCGGAATTCCGCATACCTGCCCGGTCTTGTTGTAATCCTTCAGGCCGGAACCGGTGAGAAAGCCGCGCGCCACGCACTCCACCGGAAAGACTTTGGCCTTCTTCACCAGCATCGAGCGCCCTTCGATCTGATCGCGGAACTGGTGAAGATTTTTCGGATAGTCGCTCACCTCAGTCGAAACGACATGATTGGGAACAACATTTTTGAAATGATCGAACCAGAACGCCGACATTTGTGTCAGCACTTTCCCTTTGTCCGGAATCGGGGTTGGCAGCACCACATCGAAAGCCGAAAGCCTGTCGGTCGCGACGATCAGAAAGTGCTCGCCCAGATCATAAATATCCCGAACCTTGCCGCGGCCATGGAGCGTTACACCAGTTAGATTCGTTTGAACAATTGCCGTCATATTATTTAAGTCCGTTGCACCATTTCATCATCCGACGTTTCTGCATTTCAAATTTGAAATACAGAAACCTCGAATGATGCAATGATCCAATAATTCTTCCTTAGTTCAATCTCACGGAGACTATTTTTGATATTCCGGGCTCTTCCATCGTAACGCCATAAAGCTGCGATGCGGTTTCCATTGTACGCTTGCTGTGGGTGATGACGATGAATTGCGTCGTCGAGCTCATGTCGCGCACCATTTGCGCAAAGCGGTCCACATTGGCCTCATCCAGCGGCGCATCGACTTCGTCGAGCACGCAGAACGGACTCGGCTTGTAACGGAACAGCGCAATCAGCAGAGCGAGGGCGGTCAGCGCTTTTTCTCCGCCGGACAGCAAAAGCACGTTCTGAAGTTTTTTGCCCGGAGGCGACGCGACGATTTCCACGCCCGCATCCGTTTCTCCGGCGCCTTCGAGCAGGCGGAGTTCGCCCATTCCGCCGCCGAAGAGGGTGACAAACGCCTCCTTGAATCCGGCGTTGATGGCTTCGAACGCTTCTTTGAATTGCCGGCGGCAGACCGCGTCGATTTCTTCGATGGCCTGGGTCGTGTCGCGGATTGAATCGAGCAGATCCTGGCGCTGCGTGCTGAGGAACGCAAACCGCTCTTCAGCCTCCTGATATTCCTCGACCGCCATCATGTTCACGGCGCCCATGGAATCCATCTTGTCGCGAAGCTCATGATATTCCTTCTCGCGGACCTCGAGTTCCGTCGGCGGCAACGCTTCGAAGTATTTCAGGCAGACCGCTTCGATGGTTTCATTCAGTTCGTGAACGCACGATTCCGCCAGGTGCTTCAGATCGGATTCGACCTGGGTCTTTTCGATCTCCAGCGCGTTATGCCGGTCTTTCCAGGAATCGAGCAGGGCCCGGGTTTCGTCCCATTTCGCTTCCGCCTCGTGCAGTTCCCTGCGTAGCTCCTCGAGCGCGCTGGTGGTGACCGTGATCGCCGCATCCAGCTCACCGCCTTCCTCGACGAGGCCGGCGCGCGCCACTTCGAGCGACTCGATGGTGACCTCGGTCTGGATCTGCTGTTCCTGCGCCTGTTGAATCTGGGCGGCGGCCTCGGTCGAGCGGCGGTTGAGTTGCTCCGCCTGCTGCGTCAGGGCTGTGATTTCACGCGCCACGGTGGAGCGGCGCTCCTGCAGTACGGCGAGCTGCGACTGAAGCCCGGCGAGGCCGCGCTTCAGCTCATCCGTTTCGATGCGAAGCTCTTCGCTAAGGCGGCTGCGGAGCTGAATTTCTTCCTCGACCGCGCGTTTCTGAGTCGCGACTTCAGTCAAAGCCAATTCCGCATCGACCGCTGCCTTTTCCACCTCGGCCCGCTCCGCCGTCAGCCGCTCGATCTCTGCGACCGCCACCCGCAAGCGTTGCGCCGCGCGCTGCACATCACCGGAAAGCGAACGGACCCGATGGTCGGTGTTCAGCATCGTCTTTTCCGCTTCCTGAAGTTCGACAGCCAGGCGTCCCTTCAACGCCTCGCTTTCACGGACCAGATCCTCCAGGCGGATGGATTCATCCTGCCAGACAGTGGTCTGGCGCTGCGCCGTATCCAATTGCGCGTCGAGTTCGCGAATCTCACGTTTCAGCGACAGCGGTCCGTGATCCTCATGCTCGCCCCAGCTGATGACATGACCGCGCACCATTTCACCGGTTCGCGCGACAAACTCCAGCTGCGGATATTGCGCGGCAAGTTCCCATGCGCGATCCGCCGTGTCGACGATATAGGCATCGCGCACGTAGTCGCTGAAGTGACGGACACGGTCATCGAAACGAACGACTTCCGCAAGCGGCCGCGCTCCCTCGATAACAGCCGGCGGCGCCGGCGTAGTGTGCCCGTTGAGAACGAGACAATCCAGGCGGCCTTTGCTCACCGTCTTGACAATGTCGATCGCCCGCTCGGCCTGCGTCCTGTCCTGAACGACCACGTATTGGAGTTTCCAGCGCAGGAAGTCTTCGACCAGCGCTTCGAAGTCCGGCTCGACTTCGACGAAATCCGCCAGGATTCCGAGCGGCGCCCATTCCAATCCGCGCACCGCATTGAAAAACTGCTGCACGGATTCAGTACTGTAGGCGCGCTGCACGGCAAGGTCGCCGATCGTTTTAAGACGATGGCGAATGCTCTCTTCGTGCGCCCGGGCTTCAGCGGCTGCCTTTACGGCGCCCGCATGATCCTGTTTGTTCTTCGAAAACGACTCCTCGGCGAGCTGGAGCTGCGTCTTCAGCTGACTGAATCCAGCCTGCTGGACGGCATATTCTTCACGCGCGGCAGCCAACTGCGCTTCGAAAAGAGCTTCCTGCTCGCGGGCCTCGGCTTCTTCTTTCTGAAGCCTGTCGATCTGGCCGGAGATGCGGGCGATCGTGTCCCGCCTGCTGGCAACTTCGTTGCGCAGCCGTGCTTCCCTGCCTACCATTTCGAACTGCTGCTGGCGCAGCCTTTCAATCGTGCGTTCTTCCTCATTGCGCCGGGCCACACAATCCGAAACCGCGGCTCCGGCTTTCGCGACATTTGCTTCGACCGCAATTTTTTCGTCATCGATCGCCGCGAGCTGGACCGTCCGGGCCTCACGCTCAGCGCCGTTTTTCTCGAGTTCTTCGAGCGCGCGGGCCTGGTCGGCGGCAAGAGCGACCTTGCGATCTTCGAGCGCCTTGATCTGGTCGTGGAGCCGTTCGATGCGCTGGACCGTCTTTTCGTGTTCGAGCTCGATCTCGGAACGGCGGTCGCGCATCCCTTCGAGTTTGTGTTCCGATTCGCCCACATCAAAGCGGCGCTGGTGAACGAGCGCGTTGAGCCGCTCGATTTCCTGTTCGAGGTGTTTGCCTTCATTGGTCATCAGCGCGAGCGAGATCTCGATCTTCTCCTGCTGATCGACCAGCATCTCGGCGCGCGTCGAATAGACGGCGGACAGGACGTCCCGCATGCGGTTCCGCAGCTCGATGTAGCGGCGGGCTTTGCCCGCCTGTCGTTTCAGTGAATTCCGCTGCCGGTCGACCTCTGCCAGGATGTCGTTCACACGGGAAAGGTTCAGCCTTGCCGCTTCCAGGCGCGATTCCGCAAGTTTCCGCTTGGCCTTGAATTTGGTGATGCCGGCCGCCTCTTCGATGAGCCCGCGGCGATCCGTCGGTTTGGAGCTGAGCAACTGGCCGACGCGGCCCTGCTCGATAATCGCATAGCTGTTGGGGCCGAGGCCGGTACCCAGAAAGATGTCCTGAATATCGCGCAACCGGCATATCTTGCCGTCGATCAGGTACATGCTCTCACCGGAACGGTAGAGACGGCGCTGAACCGTTACGTCGCGCGGCCCGGCTACAGGAGCGGCCGGCGGCGCGGCGTGCTCCACGTCATGGCCGTTGCCATTGCCGCTTCCGTTGCCATTCCCGTTGCCATGGCCATTGCCATTTCCGTTGCCGTTCCCATTGCCGATCTGGCTCAGCGTGATCGTCACTTCCGCCATGCCCATCGGCTTCCGGTTCCGGGTGCCGTTGAAGATGACATCTTCCATCTTCTCGCCACGCAGGGATTTAGCGCTCTGCTCGCCGAGAACCCATGCAATGGCGTCGGACACGTTACTTTTGCCGCACCCGTTCGGACCCACAATGGCGGTAACCCCCGCTTCGTTAACGGTGATTTCCCCCCGGTCGGAGAACGACTTAAAACCTAGAATTTCAATGCGCCGTAATTTCAGCATTTGCTCCCACTCACCTTTTCGTTGTGCCCCTAGCTTCGGGGGTATGAGTGACAGATTGGGTCCAAGTAAGATATTGTCGGGAAATATGAAAGTGTCCGCCAGAGACGAATATGCGTGTTCGGCCGTGCTGGAACTGGCGCTGAATTATGACAGTGAAGCTCCCGTACGCGTGCAGGATATCGCGCAAAGGCAGGCAATACCGATGAAATTCCTGTTTCAAATCATGCAGATCCTGAAACGGGTGGAGATCGTCCGGAGCCGCCGCGGCACTGAAGGTGGGTTCACCCTCACGCGAGCGCCCTCGCAGATCACCCTCGGCGATGTCGTCCGCGCCATGAGCGGCCCTTTCGTCCAGCTTTCGTCTCTCGACAACGGAAAAGACTCGCAGTTCAAACTGATCTGGGACGACGTGGATCGCGCGATCGGCGGCGTTCTGAACAACATCACATTCGAAGAACTCGTCCGCCGCGAGCGCAGCAACCAGCGCCGGTTGATGTACCACATCTAAGGCGCCCATGCGGTCGATCCTGCACGTCGACATGGATGCGTTCTACGCCTCTGTTGAACAGCTCGACCATCCTGAATACAAATCGAAGCCTGTCATTGTCGGCGCCGATCCGAAAGACGGACAAGGCCGGGGCGTGGTTGCGGCGTGTTCCTACGAGGCGAGAAAATTCGGAGTTCGCTCCGCTCTCCCGATCAGCCGCGCGTGGAAACTCTGTCCGGACGGCGTGTACGTCCGGCCGCGGATGAAGCGGTACGTGGAAGTGTCCGGACAGGTCATGGAAGTCTTCCGCCATTTCACAGATCTCGTCGAACCGCTCAGCATCGACGAAGCCTTCCTTGATATCACCGGTTCTGTGGCCCTCCTGGGCGCTCCTGTTCAGATCGCCCGATCGATCAAAGCCGAAATCCGCGAGAAGACCGGTCTGACCGCATCCGTCGGCCTCGCGCCCAACAAGTTTCTTGCCAAGATCGCTTCCGACATTCAAAAACCGAACGGCTTCGTGGTGGTCGAAGAAAGCCAGATCCAGCCCTTCCTCCGCGATCTGCCGATCTCCAGACTCTGGGGCGTCGGACCGAAAACCGAGGTGCGCCTGCACGAACTGGGGTTCCGGACGATCGGCGACATTGCCGCAGCGGACCGGGAATCCGTTGTCCGCCGGCTGGGCAGCCTTGGTGAACATCTCTATCAGCTGTCTCGCGGCAATGACGACCGGCCGGTCGTGCCGGACTGGGAACCCAAGTCGATTTCGAGCGAAACCACGTTCGAAGAGGATACCGATGACCGGCAGCTCCTGCTCGGTACCATCCTCGAACTCTCCGATCACGTCGCCGAACGCCTTCGCAAAGACAATTACCGCGCGAGGAAAGTAACGCTTAAGCTCCGCTACTCCAGCTTTACGACACACACGAAACAACAGTCGCTCGAACAACGCGTTCAAACCGGCGAGGCCATCGCCGCCATCGCTCGCGGCCTGTTCTCGAAATTTCCGTTGAAGCAGAAGATCCGATTGATCGGCGTCGCCGCCGGCGACCTGCGCCGGGACGGCGAAGACCCGCACCAGTTGACGCTTTTTGCCGAAGCCACGGCCCAGAAGGAGAAGGAGAAACTCAGCCACACCGTCGACGAGATCAAACAGAAATTCGGTGAGGGGGCTTTGCGCCGCGGCTCGCAGATGCTGTAGAAAGGAGAAGGAACCACAAGAAGCACAAGAGACACAAGATATGAATCTGTTGCTATTAGCCGCATTGCTCCTCGCACCTCCACAGGAGGATCTCAAACAACTCCAGGCCGTGTTCGACACCTCGGCCGGAACATTCATCATGGAGTTCTACCCGGATCAGGCCCCGTCACACGTCAAGCAATTCATTCAGCTTGCACGCGACGGCTTCTACAACGGCACGACGTTCCACAGCATGGTGGCGCATGGCATTGTTCAAGGCGGCGATCCCGAAACCAGGGATCCGCAGGCGCGCGCGAAATACGGCACCGGCGGCTTCAATCGCGGACTGAAACCCGAAATCAGCAACCTTCCATTCACTCAGGGCACCGTCGCGGCCACGCTGCTTCCGGGCAAGCCGGACAGCGCGGGATCCGAGTTCCTGATCATCGTCGCGGACCAGCCTCAGTTCACCGGCCAATTCACTGCCTTTGGCCACATTGTCGAGGGCATGGAAGTCGTGGATAAGATTTCCACCAGCCCGGTCGACGAAAAGCAGATCGCCAGGGAGCGCATCGAAGTCAAAAGCATCACGATTCGCCCGCGGCCGGCGCCCGTTCCGCCGCCGTTCACTCAGGAAACAGTAGAGGAGCTTTCCCGGTTCCGCGTCGTCATGGAGACATCGAAAGGCAATATCGTGATGGAAATGTTCCCGGATAAAGCGCCGAATCACGTGCGCCATTTCCTGCAGCTCGTATCATCGGGTGCTTACGACAAGACGGCATTCCACCGCATTGCGCCCGGCTTCGTCATTCAGGCGGGCGATCTCAACACCCGCAGCGAGCCGGTACCTCAGGCGGCCCAGAAGTATGTCGTGAAGATCAAGGCGGAGCTCAACGATGTGAAGCACACCGCCGGCATCGTCTCGATGGCGCGAGGCGACGAGATTGACAGCGCTCTCACTTCCTTCTTTATCGTTCTCGCCGACCAGCCTCCGCTGGCTGGCGTCTATACCGTCTTTGGAAAAGTCGTGGAAGGCATGGACGTGGTGGAAAAGATCGCGGCCGTTCCCCAGGAAAACGAACGCCCGAAGGAACGCGTCGATATTTACGCCATGAAGGTGGAACGTAGGAAGTAGTCGCGGTCTTTTTCGAGGTCGGAAACGGCGAAGGTTGCGCCGGCTTCGAGCAACTGCGCGACGGAATAGCTGCCGGTCGCGACACCCACGGTTTTGAATCCCGCGCGCTTCCCTGCCTCGATATCCAGAGGCGTGTCGCCGATGACAAAAGTGTCATCTGCAAGGAAAGTCCTGCCGATTTTGTGCGCTGCCCGGGCGGCGCCTTTCCGGACCAGTTCGGATCGGTCCTCGGCGTCAGATCCGTATCCACCAAAGTCAAAATACCGGTTCAACCCGCCGCGCTCGAGTTTGACTCGTCCGCCCATTTCAATGTTGCCCGTCGCGAGGCCCATCGCCGCCCCGTCGTGTGCCACCAGGTGGTCGAGCAATGAAATGATGCCGGGCAATACCCGGTAGGCCGGCGAGAGGCGAACTTCATCCTTCAGAAAGGAAAGATACGCTTCCAGGATTGTTTCGATTTCTCTTTGTGAGGGAGAGATGTTTTTCAACCGAACACGAAAGATTTCCCGGACAATCGCGGGGTCGGTCTTGCCGTGCGGGCTGATTCCGTCCATGGCACGTTCGAGTTGGATAAGTTGCTGACAAGCACGGTCCAACGCGCGCAATCCCGCGCCGCCCGTGTTCACCAGGGTCTGATCAATGTCGAAGAGGAGTAGCTTCACTCCCTAACAACACACTAATTCTGCCTCGAATTCAAGCACTTGCATGGCCTCGGCCGGTTCCATTTCAAGTTCGAGGCCACAGTCCGATTCCAGACAGACAAATCCGTGGGAAAGAGCGGAGTACGCCATTTCGTTTTCGCTTTTGCATCCTGGACAAATCATTTCAATACCTCCCTGAAATGGATGAGCACTTCAAATGCCACGAGCTCGGAGGTTAGACGCCGGCCGTGAAATAATGTTTTTGTCCCGCCGGAAAATTTCGATATTCTCTTCGACTTGCAGGGAACCTCTATAGACGATCACGGAGAAGCTTGATGATCGAAATCGCAGAGATCTCGCTGGAAAAGCTATGCTTGTTCACCGGCAGTTCCAACACACTGATTACTATTGACGCACCTTTATTCAGCAGCTTCATGATTTTCAACGGGCGTGTCCTCACGAAAAGCGCCCACTACGTTGAACCCGGAAAAATCGGCAACTCGGTAGGTTTTCCGGCTCACGAACAGGTCATAGCCGAAGCCTCCCGCTTCTGGCTGGTGGACGATCGCGGCATCCGGCAGCGCAAGAGCCGAAGCGAAATGGCCGAACTCCTCGAGAAATCCGAGCTGCGGATGTCGCGTATTTCGCAAAGAAAATCCGCGAAATCCGTGTAGTTTTCAACCCTTGAAATCCTGGCTGATCGGCTGGATCGGCACGATAGCGATCGCGGTCATCGGCCGGACCGTCCGGTGGGAATCCGAAGGCGACTCCCACCTCGACGACATTTATAAGTCCGGACAGCGCGCGATTTTTACCTTCTGGCATGGCCGGATCTTTCCCTCCACGTACTATTGGCGGAATCGCGGAATCGTGGTCATGACCAGCATGAATCGGGACGGCGATGCCATCGCCCAGTGCATCCGGCGATTCGGATTCGGCGCCGCCCGCGGCTCCAGTTCCCGCGGCGGCTTTCGCGCGCTGGCCGAGATGGCGCGGGAAATTCGCAAAGGCCACGACGCAGCTTTCACCATTGACGGCCCGCGCGGCCCACGCTATGTCGCGAAACAAGGTCCCGTGCTCCTGGCAATGAAAACCGGCGCCGCGATTTTCTGCTTTCACATTTCGATGAAACACAAGATCCAACTCAAAAGCTGGGACGAGTTTCAGATTCCGTTGCCGTTTACGCGCGCCATTGTGTTGAAGGCAGAACCCATCTGGGTGCCACCCGACGCCTCCGAGGAAGTACTCCGCAACCTCCACCAGCAAATGCAGACGGCCCTTGATAAGTTGAGAAATGAAGGGGATACGCGGTGGTAGTCGACAGCCACGGCCTCTTCGCGTATATTGAACATGACTAATTTAATCTAGTAAGGGTAACGATGAGCGACTTTAAACAGATTCTGAATGACGCAAAGCGGCAAATTAAGGAAGTTTCCGTTCAGGAAGTTAACGAGAAGTTGAATCCTGCCAATGGTTTCACCCTCCTCGACGTGCGCGAAGGCGACGAATGGGAGCAGGGTCATCTCGATCAGGCCATTTTCCTGCCCCGCGGCTTTCTGGAAGTGAAGGCCGACAAGGAATTGACAGATAAGAATCAGCCGATCGTCGTTTACTGCGCCGGCGGCACCCGCTCCGCGCTCGCGGCCAAAACGCTCCAGGAACTGGGCTACACCAAGGTCTACTCGATGCGCGGCGGTTTCAACGAGTGGAAAAACAACGGCTTCCGGTTCGTTACGCCGGAAAAGGTCCGCAAAGATCAGTGGGCGCGCTACAGCCGCCACCTGCGGATCCCGCAGGTCGGTGAGAAGGGACAACTCCAACTGCTCAAAAGCAAGGTTCTGCTGGTCGGCGCTGGCGGGCTGGGATCGCCGGCCGGTGTCTTCCTTGCGGCGGCCGGAGTGGGAACGCTTGGTCTGGTCGATTATGACGTCGTCGATGAATCCAATCTGCAGCGGCAGATCCTCCATTGGACATCGTCGGTCGGAATGCCGAAGGTCGATTCGGCGCGCCGGACCTTATTTGAAGTGAATCCCGATGTGAAAGTCCGGACATACCAGCTGCATCTGGATGCCTCCAACATTCTCGACATCTTCGCCGACTACGACGTCATCGTCAGCGGCTCCGACAATTTCACGACGGCATACATGGTGAATGACGCCGCGGTGCTGCTGAAGAAGCCGGTCGCCTATGGAAGCATCTTCCAGTTCGAAGGACAGGCCTCGACGTTCATTCCCTATCAGGGACCGTGCTTCCGCTGCCTTTATCCGGAAGCCGCTCCGCCGGAGCTCGCGCCGAGCTGCGATGAAGCCGGAGTGCTGGGCGTGCTGCCGGGCACGATCGGTCTGGTTCAAGCGACCGAAGTGATCAAGCTGTTGCTCAATATCGGAAAGCCGCTGAACGGCCGGTTGCTGTATTACGATGCGCTCGAGATGACGTTCCGCACATTGAAGATCACCCGCAATCCGAACTGCGCGGCGTGCGGACCGAATGCACACATCGACCTGGCGTCGATTCCGGAGTTTGTATGCTCCGTACAGACAACCGCGAAAGGGTGAAGGCCAGCCCGATCCAGGTAGGCGATTTCGTCTACTGCCGGTCGAAATACTATCGAGACCAGCTCCAGCTTCCCGAAGAAGTGGGGCTGGTCATCGAAATCAAGCGCAGCAACTTCAAACTCGTCTATTCCAGCGACAAACGCTGCTGGCTCCCGAAGGAAGCGCTCGCCCGCGTCCGGCCGGAAAAGCTCGACTATTCCGGGTTTCTCCAGAAGCTTCACTACCTTATTAAGAAGGTCCACGCTTTGGAGTGCGAACTCGTCTCGGATAACGGCACGCATCGCCTCGGCCTCCGCATCGATAAGATCACTCATCAGACCATGGGAGAGATCCGCGACTTCCTCGGCCCCGGCTTCGGCTCACTGACCGTCGTGCCGGAAGGCATGGCCTTCATGCAGCTGGAGCTGGTATTTCAGGCCTGAAAGGTGGTTCCTTCCCTTCTAAAACAGAATCTCGAAGTCTGCGCGATAGCGTCTCTTGTAATGCCCGAAGAAGGTTCCGAACAGCGGGTCCGCGACGTTCGCGTGCACGTCCAGCGGATTGAAATGGTTCAGTGCGTTCATCACGGTCGCGGAGATTCGCGCCTTGTACTTCTTCGTGACCTGAAAGTCCTTTGAAATACGCGCGTCGAGTCCGACATAACTTCGATACCGTGAGGCGTCTGAATATGGCAGGCCGACATAATTCCGGTTGGCGTCGAGGACGGCGTACGGCAATCCCGTGTGATATTCGAAGATCGGAGCCACGCGCGTCTTCCACGGCGTGTTGATGAAGCCCCATGCGAGAAACCGGTTCGGGATATCGCCCCTCAGGTTTGAGAAGAAATTCGGCTGGATCGGCGTCACGGGGTAGTCCCCCAGATAGCTGCTGAACGTATTCAGGTCTCCTCGCGCTTTGCTCCGGACGTAAGAAAACATCA from Terriglobia bacterium encodes the following:
- a CDS encoding lysophospholipid acyltransferase family protein is translated as MKSWLIGWIGTIAIAVIGRTVRWESEGDSHLDDIYKSGQRAIFTFWHGRIFPSTYYWRNRGIVVMTSMNRDGDAIAQCIRRFGFGAARGSSSRGGFRALAEMAREIRKGHDAAFTIDGPRGPRYVAKQGPVLLAMKTGAAIFCFHISMKHKIQLKSWDEFQIPLPFTRAIVLKAEPIWVPPDASEEVLRNLHQQMQTALDKLRNEGDTRW
- the moeB gene encoding molybdopterin-synthase adenylyltransferase MoeB; amino-acid sequence: MSDFKQILNDAKRQIKEVSVQEVNEKLNPANGFTLLDVREGDEWEQGHLDQAIFLPRGFLEVKADKELTDKNQPIVVYCAGGTRSALAAKTLQELGYTKVYSMRGGFNEWKNNGFRFVTPEKVRKDQWARYSRHLRIPQVGEKGQLQLLKSKVLLVGAGGLGSPAGVFLAAAGVGTLGLVDYDVVDESNLQRQILHWTSSVGMPKVDSARRTLFEVNPDVKVRTYQLHLDASNILDIFADYDVIVSGSDNFTTAYMVNDAAVLLKKPVAYGSIFQFEGQASTFIPYQGPCFRCLYPEAAPPELAPSCDEAGVLGVLPGTIGLVQATEVIKLLLNIGKPLNGRLLYYDALEMTFRTLKITRNPNCAACGPNAHIDLASIPEFVCSVQTTAKG
- a CDS encoding HAD family hydrolase — its product is MKLLLFDIDQTLVNTGGAGLRALDRACQQLIQLERAMDGISPHGKTDPAIVREIFRVRLKNISPSQREIETILEAYLSFLKDEVRLSPAYRVLPGIISLLDHLVAHDGAAMGLATGNIEMGGRVKLERGGLNRYFDFGGYGSDAEDRSELVRKGAARAAHKIGRTFLADDTFVIGDTPLDIEAGKRAGFKTVGVATGSYSVAQLLEAGATFAVSDLEKDRDYFLRSTFMA